One genomic segment of Gammaproteobacteria bacterium includes these proteins:
- a CDS encoding LapA family protein, with amino-acid sequence MSKLILYIFLFMILLLVLSFSVNNSHTVNLNYFLGSVDLPLALLLVLTLSVGAILGALVMLRPVLSLRMEVGRLRRGKRAVEQELNGLRSLSVKEQ; translated from the coding sequence ATGTCGAAATTGATCCTATACATTTTCCTGTTCATGATTTTGCTGCTGGTTCTCAGTTTTTCTGTGAATAATTCGCACACTGTCAATTTGAATTATTTCCTCGGCTCAGTTGACTTGCCATTGGCCTTGTTGCTGGTGCTGACTTTGTCAGTGGGGGCTATTCTGGGTGCGCTGGTAATGTTGCGTCCAGTGTTGTCTTTGCGAATGGAAGTGGGCCGGTTACGTCGTGGCAAGCGTGCGGTTGAACAAGAGCTCAACGGTTTACGTTCCTTGTCTGTCAAGGAGCAATAA